AGGTTGTAAAAGTACAATGGTACAGGCACTAGTTTACATGAGCCTGCAAATGATTTACAAACAGTTTTTCTCGACATAATGGAAATTCTAAAACGATAACAAACGCTGCAGTCGTTTTCCGGCCTGTGAAGATTTTACAACAACCGAAACAGTCATTCTATGAAATGTTAGTCTATAACTTTCGTGATCACGATTCTGTATTTCAAGTTCAAGTTTAAATACATTTCTCATATGAATGATGTATAGAAATATTTCCCAAAAATGTAGAACAAAAAGTGtgtaatatgaataatattagCGAAAACATAAATGTTTAACAATGGTAATGACCTAAACGAAAAAGGATTACGATATGAATAGGCTGATACATGACAGCATAGGGCGAAACAAACTGCAGTTAGTAATGTAAGTGATTAAGTATGATTTATCGCATATATGACTTGGTGATCACTGCTTTAATGAAACCAGATATTAGTGAAACCTCTGAGTATAAATGCGAAATCACTTACAACTCGACCTTCCAAGGTCTTTTTGAGGGGAAAATATTCCGTTGCATTGTGAAAGCGATACAATACAACACTGCACACCATATTCTTCTTCAATCGTTACGACTAGGAGATACTTTATAAAAAACGAATATTAATCGATAGTCTTTTACCCTGGAAAACAAATCGATTATTTAGTATTCAAATTGACGTATCTTAGATGTGTACAGTACGTTTGTCTTGATTATGAGCAAACTACGATAAGGAGATAGATTTCTGGTTAACAATTTGAAGTCGTAATAATGACAAATAAATGACATAGGTCTATACTGTTTTGTCACTCGTTTTCGTGTTTTTACTGATCGCAACTAAAACAGGCGTCTAAATCACGGGTGGGCAAAAACGCGTCTGCCTAACAAGTTTTCTGTGGCTCGCGAATAAGACTTTTTTTCAAAACCGTATTAATGGAGTCCCATTGCAAGGAGATATGTTATCTCTTGCATGTAATGCCATATGTCCATTTTCTGTCATGAGAGTAGCTACATTCCTAAAATTTAGCGTCACATGTATTGGTTACAAAATTATAATGAGCCAACCAGATCAATTTCGTTACGAAACCACTAGTCTTTATTTGATGTGATATTTCGGACAGAAAAGCTTTAAAATATGGACAGCCTATACCATTCAAATTATATGTAAGATATTAATCAAGAACTGACTGTCAGATTAAAGTGCCGCAAAGGACGAAACATGTGGTGAAATTATATTAGACATCTGCTGGTTGACATATCTATCCTCAATTCTAGGGTGTGATATTTCACAGTTATTAAAGATTATTGCGTTTCAAAGTCAAATTCCAATTTCCAGCAGGTTTcagttaaatatttaaacagcCGAAACATTTTTCCAAGGAATTAGTTAGCTAAAGAAACTAGAAAAGTGTGTACAATTGCAATGTCAgatattccatttttttatgTAATGTAAGGATATATGCAATTCTGCTGTGTAAAAGTGACATAATTTCGACTATATGTTGaggtttgcaaatgaaaagGAACATTTATGCAGCGGAAGTAACAACAAAGTTTCTTtgacatcttttttttttttttagcaattaGGAAAGTGTCaggttttattatatttcaaacGTAACTAGTAACAGAAAGAGTCAAGTAATCCGAAATGGAATTCAGTGACTCATTGCAGTCACGACTCGACCTCTGTTCCTCGAAGTGAAAGCAAACAAGGTTTGGAATGTAATACGTGGAATTCATGTAGAATGATGTTTACATATTTCTTGTATCAGTCTTCATGTTTTAATAGTTCTTAAGAGTTAAGATATGGAAGCTTAGTTATTAGTTATTATACCTTTTTGCATTGTTTTTAGAATGGTCCATATTACGTGAATCACAATTGTACAATGACGGTTAAATGTACAGATGGGCTGATCAGCGTGAATGAAGGATACAGTTGTGATGCTAATGCAGTCTGTGAGAAACGCAGCGGCGAACGCAAGTGTTACTGTACTAGGGGTTACCAAGGTAACGGACAGACCTGTAAGCAGATAACAGACTGCCTGGATCTGTTTAATGAGGATGTCACTACCGAGGGTGTATACCCGATTAAACCGATAAAATGGAATACATCACCCCTTGACGTATTCTGTGATATGACtcacggaggaggatggacggtaagtcttgTGTACGCATACATCAATGATCAGTCATTTTTGAGTATTAGTGggtttatgtgtatatattaaattatataattGTACAATTTATTTCAGTAACCGGCTGCTTAGGTTTAAACTAGGTATTGTTGTAGTAGTGAGCTTGCGTGATTTTACTGTGGGAGTAagtattgatgacatcatacacaataagtgatatattttaatattactaTCTACATAACAGGTCATCAAGTCCTTTATTAGCTTTATCaaacacattttgttttattcaaagACGATCAGTCTATATGAGAATGCTTTAATGCACCCCCTCCTCCATGGTAGGTTTtcgtaacccccccccccaaaaaaaaccaaGATTTGTACTCACTACCACTAGATTTCCATACCAAGTTTCCACGTCCGCAGATAATTTCCGTGGCTGAAAACCTCggtgccaaatatgcccccatattaccccaggtTTATAAACGGTATATATTCCCAATGCTGAGTATGGTCTAATagcccttccctctcttgtgattccagcaatgttatttacattttctactgTGTTCTTTGTTAATAGAGCAATTACGTAGGTGAAACGGGTTCTCGGTTCCGCTAACGTTTAATAATCacacaaaaaaatcaattcgtgataattttgcaggatttcCCGTTTCCGAACATATCAATCTTCATAGATATTCTGTGAAATACCTAAAATGTactttaattgcctcgaacttcaaatccgtAACTGAACATTTACgggaaaaaaaaacgattaGAGCTTTCGTATTAAGTGTTACaccaccggcctcaacaaagacttaaGACCTTTAAACCTAATgtaatgaatataaatatatatatatatatatatatatatatatatatatatatatatatatatatatatatatatatatatatatatatatatatatatatatatatatatatatatatataaataaatatatatatatatatatatatatatttaaatatatatatatatatatgtatatatatatatatatatatacatatgtatatatatatacatatatatatatatgtatatatatataaataaatatatatatatatataaatatatatatatatacatatatatatatatataaatgtatatatatatacatatatatatatatatatataaatatatatatatatatatatatatatatatatatatatatatatatatatatatatatatatatatattgccttaTGCATTACCGAAGGTCAGAAATCCTTGACAATATTATgtgaaaaacatatataaagcTAAATTGTTGTATTTCCAAGACTACTTATCTTTCTGATGAATAGATgtctagatatctgaaattacaTACTTCAAATCTACCGTATATCCATTGTAACACGTATTGatctaaaatgatttttttgcaATAGGTTTTCTATTGCCGCACATCTTCGAAAGAATGAAAATCCTTCAGAACACAACGAGAAAATATACATAAGGTGGAATTGAGGATTTACAAGAATATTTATGTTTCTTCCGCAATGATGGATGAATGTGAATTTGCACAAAAGAAGATATATGCAATTTCAAGTGGTTTTCTAGCaaatctcatttttttttctttaatattcgATAGAAGGATTTAGCAAGTTATTACAGATTGCATATTAAGTATATCAAAATAGGAAGGAAAATGAAGCTCCAAAAATGTCCCATTATTATAATTCTGGTAATAAATGCGGCGACTAAAATACTGGCGAAAGGTAAGACGCTTTTAACTTTTTACTTGATTCTGTGTCAACTTCAGATTTCATTTTGTGAACTATTCGTTCATCAAACAGAAATCATCTTTGCGATAAATTGTCCTCGTATTTCTTTCAGTAAGATATTCATTATGTATAACTAGGCCTATGTGGATGTAAATACATAGTCAGTAAATTGAGTCATTTCATGACTTCTAAGTGACGTTAATTATGTGTATTAAAACAATTCTAACGAGTtacaaatttgagtttaaacTTGAATTGGAAGACACACGACGTGTATGTTTTAATCCATAACACCTTGCGGGATTCTCCCAcattgtggtcgcttaagcgtcgaacaaataactgattattattattattattattattattattattattattattattattattattattattattattattattattattattattattattattatcatcatcatcattataattattattattattattagtagtattattattagtattattattattattattattattattattattatttttatcatcattattattattatcaattgaAACGAGTTGTTCCATCCTTCGCAAGTACTAGCATCTTAGAGTCAGGGCTTGTAGTTAAGTGGTTTAGGGAGGGGTTAGGGCTGGGCAGTGGTGTTCTCGGATATTTCGATGACTGAGCAAGATTGTTTAATAGTATTTCAATACCTTGTCATCACGGCATTGCCTATGGCGAAGCACGTTTTCATTCTCAAAGTTGGTTGTactttgtaaatgcatctggcaattcCAGAACAAATGACCACACATGAAATTCAGTAGAATTGTTTtcgtttttctttataatattaattataacctCTGAAAGAGGAAATTCCTCGGGCTAATTTATTGTGAAAAGCTGTAGAAGTGTTTCAAAAGAATGAGTATGTTTTCATATGCTTACCTGATTATGGATAATGGATTTCCTCATATTAAACAATACATGATATAAACAATTCTTAAATGCTATTGTACGTTATAGTCGTACGCTATATAATCTTCAGCCTGGTGattttgtaattaaacaaatattgtCATATATTTGAGATGTATCATGGGACAGAATAGATCGATAAGGCAAAGACATTGTATTCAATAGTCTAAACTTACAGGTCAATTGATTGAAGCCTTGATAGCTAACTATGATCTTAAATCTTGTCTTATTTACTCAACTTTGTTCTAAGTGACTTCCCTTCAGTAAGATGGAACATAATACATAATTCATGTTTTCTAtgatacacaaaaaaaaataatcatttatATTCAATCAAACTAGAACAATGTGTGTACATGAAAAAAATATCCATCTTGTTTGGAGTTTGCGAAGGGACAAATGTTCTACCGATATTTGATATTTCGATCTCCTTTTCATCTGAAACAGAGGATGGTTCTGGGTTCCCTGGTTACTTTAAATGCACCAGCACCAATACCAACGCTGTACCAGAACTTCCAACTGTTTTTGGTCAGGAGGACATTAAAACCAGTGATAGCATGATGGGAGAGTCAACCATCACATCATCAGATCCCACGAGTAGCACGAGTTGGAGCACAATTAATGTTGAaaacattaaaggagacacGACTAGCGCAATGTCCACCGAAAAAGACGTCGGTGTTACAAGTGAAACCACCATCCAAGAAGATGCAACTACAAATGACAAACCAGGAAGCACGGCGAATAGTGGAACCACCTACCAGGGAGGAAAAACAACTCAAACAGTCACAATAACCTCATCAACCAACACTGGTACTGCATCACTAACAGTTCCCTCTACACAGAAAAGTATCCGGGAGAATTGTTTTATTCCAGAGGAGAATGTATCTATTTTGGTGAGATAAAAGTTATTTCAAATAACAGGACTGTATTTAAACGAAATTAGTAGGATTTTAAATCAAAAGAGAAGAAATTCGAAAGAtaaattttacatttgttttttattattgtccctctccacctccccctccacatcctactctctctctctctccgtcGCTTTGAATATTACAAACTTGTGAGTATATGGCTCTGTaaaatgtatgcatgcatacattcaCACACACTTTGGGCTTTCGTTACATCGCTAAAAGGAGTTTGATGGTAACAACTATTGTGTGGACCTGAGGATGCATTTCGTTGGCAACTTCAGTGTAGTTGACTTACATGATAGGACAGGGCAATAACGTGTGACCGAGTAAAAACCACCGATATCTAGCAGAAATTACATTTACATAACGATTCTTTATCACCAATTTTCTTAATTGTCTTAATCACCAATTTTATTCTCCAATTTTAAAAACGATTGATTCAGTAATGCATTAGAGACGATCAAATCCATTTTTCGATGGATTTTCCAATTATATAATTAGGTTATGCAATCAATTAATAATCACAGTTGGATGAATACACGGATTGTTGGAGACGTTCGCAATCAATACCGCAGTACGCGTTTTCACAAAAAGGCCTTAATTAGTTGATTAGTGACCAATTTAATTATGGTTATTCTTAATTTATTTCAGACCGGTTCTTTTCTTGTGAACAACGACTGTACAGTGATGTATAACTGTACTGATGGACTGATAAGCCTGAACGAAGGTTACTCTTGCAGCTTACAAGCAGTATGCGAGACGCGCGAAGAAACACATAGGTGCTACTGTAGTAGTGGGTACCTTGGCAACGGGGAGGAATGTACCATTATACAAATGAGTGACTGTCTGGATGTGTTCAATGCTGGTTTCATTACGGATGGTATATATACTATCAAACCAACTAACTCGAAAGAACCACCATTTGAAGTCTTCTGTAacatgactgatggaggaggatggacggtaagtcttgTATGACATCCTagagtatagacgatatattgtatatgtattatatgactgacggaggaggatggactgtaagtctagtatgacatcctttagtatagacgatatattgtatatgtataatatgactgacggaggaggatggacggtaagtctagtatgacatcctttagtatagacgatatatatgtataatatgactgacggaggaggatgggcggtaagtctagtatgacatcctatagtatagacgatatagtgtatatgtataatatgactgatggaggaggatggacggtaagtctagtatgacatcctatagtatagacgatatattgtatatgtataatatgactgacggaggaggatggacggtaagtctagtatgacatcctatagtatagatgatatattgtatatgtataatatgactgacggaggaggatggacggtaagtctagtatggcatcctatagtatagacgatatattgtatatgtataatatgactgacggaggaggatggacggtaagtctagtatgacatcctatagtatagatgatatattgtatatgtataatatgactgacggaggaggatggacggtaagtctagtatgacatcctatagtatagacgatgtattgtatatgtataatatgactgacggaggaggatggacggtaattctagtatgacatcctatagtatagacgacatattgtatatgtataatatgactgaaggaggaggaggatggacggtaagtctagtatgacatcctttagtgtagacgatatattgtgtataatatgactgacggaggaggatgggcggttagtctagtatgacatcctatagtacagacgatatgttgtatatgtataatatgactgacggaggaggatgaaaggtgagtctagtatgacatcatAATTATATGTTATAGATGATATTTAGTACACTTTTGGACGAGAATGATACATGGTAAGTCTATGATGTATTCTTAATCGATTTACGATGTATTCGATCTATTACTATTACACTTAATACATACACGTTAAAGTCCTATATGATACCCGGGACTTCATAGTCTCTTTGAAGTGCTCCACGACAGGATCCCtggaataacaaaacaaaaaattatttaaCTGGGAATCATATTTAACCCCTTTAACCCCtagtatagacgatgtattgtatatatatatatatacatatatatatatatatatatatatatatatatatatatatatatatatatatatatatatatatataaaatgactgacggaggagggtGGACTGTAAGTCTATTATGACACCCTATAGTATGtgcgatatattgtatatatttatataatatgactgacggaggagtaTAGATGGTGAGTCTAGTATGTTCaacctatagtatagacgatgtactttatttgtttcatgtttaatataactGAAGTAGGGAAATgggaaatatttatttgttggGTTTCAGTCAAAATTATTGTGGTTCCGGTTAATTTTCTTTATTCAGCTGTTTAAATTTTGGATACCTTAAAAGCTCTATAAACTTACCTGATAAATAGCCTACCCTGGTAGCCCAACACAATTTAATATCGGCTCATAGGTCCGAGTAAACTGCTTCGAAAAGAAAAATGCACGGTACTGAAGCAAGGCCAGAGAACGGACATTTTTTACTAATTCAAGTCAGTACAACAACCTCCATCGTCTTTGTATTTGCTTCGTTTAATGTGTGGTATCAGTTAAATTTGAAGAAGCAGTGATTCCTGAAATAAATTGCTTGAGTCATGTTGCCTTTGCTGCAatgctttttttaaatttcccttATGTACCAGGTCTTCCAACGCCGTGTCGATGGTTTGGTTGATTTTGATCGTAATTGGACAAGCTATAAAGAAGGCTTTGGTAAGCCCAATCACGAGTTTTGGTTGGGTAACGACAAGTTGTATTACCTCACCAATCAAGGTAACTATCAACTCCGAATTGATCTGGGGAATAGTGTTAGAGATCACTACTTCGCTCAGTTTCAAACGTTCCGCATCAACGACGAGAGCGATAATTATCGCTTGTCTGACCTAGGAGCTTTCGACGGAACAGCAGGTTCGTCAATGTTCAAAGCTTTATGTCCAACACTATGGTAACtgctttttgtgtgtgttttttttttcctttgcgAGATGTCGTTGATGTGTTGAAGCAAAGGGGAGGCTAGGAAAGGAAGGGGGCAAGCAAACTGTTCGGGATACAAAACTCGGAAGTGCAAAACGCACCTGTCTTTAAGTGCACATCATTGGAAAAGATATGGGCTAGGAAACACAATAGGAATGTCAGTTCATGAAAATTTTGatttcacttataaatatacaaTTGCGAAACATGTGATCAAACATTCATCATAATTTTGTCAAGAGAGTATCGACCGATTGGGTTTCTTCGCGGCAGACTGCAGTGACTAGCTGacaatgttcagaaaataacGTCCGGATACGCACTTGGCTGTGTTCGACTTGTTTTAGGATTTCCCAGATTCAATTGTAGTCATATATGTTTAGACAATTCGGTCTCTTTCTCATATCTCTGATTTCTAGAGGATTTGTGTGTTTGTAGCATCTGGTTTTGAAGGGGTACCTTATAGGACCTATGCACGAGGTTGCAGTTTTTTATCTGAAGTAAACGTTGATTTGTTTTcaacgtttatatatatatatatatatatatatatatatatatatatatatatatatatatatatatatatatatatatatatatatatatatatatatatatatatatatatatatatatatatatatatatatatatgtatatgtatatatatatatagatatatatacatatatatatatatatacatatatatatatatatatatatatatatatatatatatatatatatatatatatatatatatatatttatttatatgttagaCAAGGAAGAGAGGAAACAAACTTCGAACAGTATAGAATATACCATCACAATGAAATTACaggtttgttgtttgtttaagaAACATATTACCACAGTAATATACAATTATATCATAACATGAACGAATGACTGAAATACAATTTCGTTTAATATGTCATTATTGTACCATATCTGTGGTGTGTGATACGTAGTGAGAGTGGTGTTCTGATGTGTCACGGTTACCAAGCA
This window of the Apostichopus japonicus isolate 1M-3 chromosome 9, ASM3797524v1, whole genome shotgun sequence genome carries:
- the LOC139973579 gene encoding fibrinogen-like protein 1 isoform X3 yields the protein MDEDGSGFPGYFKCTSTNTNAVPELPTVFGQEDIKTSDSMMGESTITSSDPTSSTSWSTINVENIKGDTTSAMSTEKDVGVTSETTIQEDATTNDKPGSTANSGTTYQGGKTTQTVTITSSTNTGTASLTVPSTQKSIRENCFIPEENVSILTGSFLVNNDCTVMYNCTDGLISLNEGYSCSLQAVCETREETHRCYCSSGYLGNGEECTIIQMSDCLDVFNAGFITDGIYTIKPTNSKEPPFEVFCNMTDGGGWTVFQRRVDGLVDFDRNWTSYKEGFGKPNHEFWLGNDKLYYLTNQGNYQLRIDLGNSVRDHYFAQFQTFRINDESDNYRLSDLGAFDGTAVQFSEGGIALSYHLNTFFSTSDRNNRESPEDCLQEAYGGWWFKGCGKSNLNGDYRYSFQSTKSINWFDLPGSWYKIMYTEMKIRPAV
- the LOC139973579 gene encoding fibrinogen-like protein 1 isoform X2 → MKLQKCPIIIILVINAATKILAKEDGSGFPGYFKCTSTNTNAVPELPTVFGQEDIKTSDSMMGESTITSSDPTSSTSWSTINVENIKGDTTSAMSTEKDVGVTSETTIQEDATTNDKPGSTANSGTTYQGGKTTQTVTITSSTNTGTASLTVPSTQKSIRENCFIPEENVSILTGSFLVNNDCTVMYNCTDGLISLNEGYSCSLQAVCETREETHRCYCSSGYLGNGEECTIIQMSDCLDVFNAGFITDGIYTIKPTNSKEPPFEVFCNMTDGGGWTVFQRRVDGLVDFDRNWTSYKEGFGKPNHEFWLGNDKLYYLTNQGNYQLRIDLGNSVRDHYFAQFQTFRINDESDNYRLSDLGAFDGTAVQFSEGGIALSYHLNTFFSTSDRNNRESPEDCLQEAYGGWWFKGCGKSNLNGDYRYSFQSTKSINWFDLPGSWYKIMYTEMKIRPAV
- the LOC139973579 gene encoding uncharacterized protein isoform X1, which gives rise to MKKISILFGVCEGTNVLPIFDISISFSSETEDGSGFPGYFKCTSTNTNAVPELPTVFGQEDIKTSDSMMGESTITSSDPTSSTSWSTINVENIKGDTTSAMSTEKDVGVTSETTIQEDATTNDKPGSTANSGTTYQGGKTTQTVTITSSTNTGTASLTVPSTQKSIRENCFIPEENVSILTGSFLVNNDCTVMYNCTDGLISLNEGYSCSLQAVCETREETHRCYCSSGYLGNGEECTIIQMSDCLDVFNAGFITDGIYTIKPTNSKEPPFEVFCNMTDGGGWTVFQRRVDGLVDFDRNWTSYKEGFGKPNHEFWLGNDKLYYLTNQGNYQLRIDLGNSVRDHYFAQFQTFRINDESDNYRLSDLGAFDGTAVQFSEGGIALSYHLNTFFSTSDRNNRESPEDCLQEAYGGWWFKGCGKSNLNGDYRYSFQSTKSINWFDLPGSWYKIMYTEMKIRPAV